From one Enterobacter kobei genomic stretch:
- a CDS encoding DUF1349 domain-containing protein yields MSAHFNWINEPEEWQYENGTLQVITDDKTDFWQKTWYGFSRFSGHIFAADVADDFTFQVKVCADFNTLYDQAGIMLMIDEHHWLKAGIEYNDGAPAIGSVLTRENSDWATGIFPGDPRMFWLRLTRKGDSLRLQYSTDGEQWPLLRLGWFPRGPAKVGVMCCTPERRGLAVDFQDMALTPPVDKDLHDLS; encoded by the coding sequence ATGTCAGCACATTTTAACTGGATCAATGAACCCGAAGAGTGGCAGTACGAGAACGGCACCTTACAGGTTATCACCGATGATAAAACCGACTTCTGGCAAAAAACCTGGTACGGGTTTTCGCGTTTCTCCGGGCATATTTTTGCCGCCGATGTCGCCGATGATTTTACCTTTCAGGTAAAAGTATGCGCTGATTTCAACACGCTGTATGACCAGGCAGGGATCATGCTGATGATCGACGAACACCACTGGTTAAAGGCCGGCATTGAGTATAACGATGGTGCCCCGGCTATCGGCAGCGTACTGACGCGTGAAAACTCAGACTGGGCAACGGGTATTTTCCCGGGCGATCCAAGAATGTTCTGGCTGCGACTGACGCGTAAAGGCGACAGCCTGCGGCTGCAATATTCAACCGATGGCGAGCAGTGGCCGCTGCTGCGTTTAGGCTGGTTTCCGCGCGGCCCGGCAAAAGTCGGCGTGATGTGCTGTACTCCTGAACGGCGCGGCTTAGCGGTGGATTTTCAGGACATGGCGCTGACGCCGCCCGTCGATAAAGACTTGCATGATTTGAGCTGA